From a region of the Synechococcus sp. PCC 7335 genome:
- a CDS encoding ATP-binding cassette domain-containing protein, producing MTLERLITKGLTTESDTENCAIAVHQLCKNYHQTAALKEINFSVNHSEIFGLIGPDGAGKTTAFGILAGVMESSSGEVSVLGDRPREARLNLGYVTQKFSLYPDLSIAENMRYSAGLRQVPDDAFERRAKRLLQSVDLHRFTNRLARQLSGGMKQKLALCCALIAQPKVLLLDEPTTGVDPVSRREFWDLLAAVAADGVTVVVATPYLDEAERCHRIALIYAGEIQQIGTLTELRDSLGLSRIEVRAQNLLAAEAALNERSAADRQTIVDVQTFGDRLDVMVTDADLGQQQIRAVLTRHHLPFKDMRPDAATLENVFVNRLRQQGSDPAYIQFPAYRTGQEKGAIAIATHKLQKIFGDFRAVKDFDITVRYGDIFGLLGANGAGKTTAIKMMCGLLPASGGGIQLAGKTSDLHRAEVRSRIGYMSQKFTLYDDLTILQNLDFYCGIYGVPRKLRREKIDWVLETCGLVGQEKMLTGRLPEGWKKRVAFGACVMHEPDILFLDEPTSGVDPLARRQFWRLIRDFARRGTAILVTTHYLEEAENCNDMAFMVAGEIVARGSSSEIKTQQPGQLIELTSPQTQAASDLLKARLEDWRVSIFGDRLHLVLDDPDRDLPQVRQWLQAENLTLSATRPIPFSLEDAFIGIVQRAVQRPSQRAVQQTATRK from the coding sequence ATGACGTTAGAAAGGTTAATAACAAAAGGTTTAACGACAGAAAGCGATACAGAAAATTGTGCGATCGCGGTTCACCAACTATGCAAAAACTACCATCAAACAGCAGCGCTCAAAGAAATTAACTTTTCGGTAAATCACAGTGAAATTTTTGGGCTGATTGGCCCCGATGGGGCTGGTAAAACCACCGCGTTTGGCATTCTCGCCGGGGTAATGGAAAGCAGCTCAGGAGAGGTCTCGGTACTGGGCGATCGCCCCCGCGAAGCACGGCTAAATCTGGGCTATGTAACTCAAAAGTTTTCGCTGTACCCAGACCTGAGCATTGCAGAAAATATGCGATACAGTGCGGGGCTGCGGCAGGTGCCGGATGATGCGTTCGAGAGGAGGGCAAAAAGACTGCTACAAAGCGTAGATCTGCACCGATTCACAAATAGACTTGCCAGACAGCTTTCTGGTGGTATGAAGCAAAAGCTCGCTTTGTGCTGTGCCTTGATTGCCCAGCCTAAAGTGCTTTTATTAGACGAGCCCACTACAGGGGTTGACCCGGTTTCTCGACGAGAATTCTGGGACTTGTTAGCAGCAGTAGCCGCAGATGGGGTCACGGTTGTGGTGGCTACGCCCTACCTGGATGAAGCGGAGCGCTGTCACCGTATTGCTCTAATTTACGCGGGCGAAATTCAGCAAATTGGTACGCTCACCGAACTGCGAGATAGTTTGGGGCTAAGCCGAATTGAGGTGAGAGCCCAGAACCTATTGGCGGCTGAGGCGGCCTTAAACGAGCGAAGTGCAGCCGACAGGCAAACTATTGTCGATGTTCAAACCTTTGGCGATCGCCTAGACGTAATGGTCACCGACGCCGACTTGGGCCAACAACAGATCCGCGCTGTTCTCACACGCCACCATCTACCGTTCAAAGATATGCGACCAGACGCAGCCACCTTAGAGAATGTGTTTGTCAACCGTCTACGACAGCAGGGGTCAGATCCGGCTTATATTCAGTTTCCGGCCTATCGAACTGGCCAAGAGAAAGGCGCGATCGCGATCGCTACCCACAAGCTTCAAAAGATATTTGGAGACTTTCGCGCTGTCAAAGATTTCGACATTACCGTCCGCTACGGCGATATTTTTGGTCTGCTCGGTGCCAATGGTGCGGGTAAAACGACCGCGATTAAGATGATGTGTGGACTGCTGCCAGCTAGCGGGGGTGGCATTCAGTTAGCAGGAAAAACAAGCGATCTTCATCGGGCTGAGGTGCGCTCGCGCATCGGCTATATGAGTCAAAAATTCACCCTGTACGACGATCTGACTATTCTTCAAAACCTAGACTTCTACTGCGGTATCTATGGCGTCCCGCGAAAGCTGCGGCGCGAAAAGATTGACTGGGTGCTAGAAACCTGCGGCCTCGTAGGGCAAGAAAAGATGCTTACGGGCAGGTTGCCAGAAGGGTGGAAAAAGCGGGTGGCCTTTGGTGCCTGTGTCATGCACGAGCCGGATATTTTGTTTTTGGACGAGCCCACCTCTGGAGTAGATCCGCTGGCCCGCAGGCAGTTTTGGCGATTGATTCGAGACTTTGCCCGGCGGGGAACGGCGATTTTGGTCACCACCCATTACCTAGAAGAAGCCGAAAACTGCAACGATATGGCCTTTATGGTGGCGGGCGAAATCGTAGCGCGGGGCTCTTCTAGCGAGATCAAAACCCAACAGCCGGGGCAGTTGATTGAATTGACTTCCCCACAAACGCAGGCCGCCTCAGACTTGCTCAAGGCGCGTTTAGAGGATTGGCGAGTATCTATTTTTGGTGATCGCCTGCACCTCGTCCTGGATGATCCAGACCGCGATTTGCCCCAGGTTCGGCAGTGGCTCCAGGCTGAAAATCTTACCCTTAGCGCCACTCGCCCGATTCCCTTTTCACTAGAAGATGCCTTTATTGGGATTGTTCAGCGGGCAGTGCAGCGGCCGAGTCAGCGGGCAGTGCAACAGACGGCAACTAGGAAATAG
- a CDS encoding ABC transporter permease, whose translation MKRVWSQCIKELNQFRRDRLTVALAFLLPLAMLLIYGYAIRLETKNIPISIQDFDNSALSRTYAARLFATNQFLPAPLIDNNPIASLNQGVAKATVIIPPDYAKAIKSHQPVTVQALVDGTDGNNARIIQVSLRATTRFFMRSSHLVPAAAQPLIQANVRLWFNPGRKESLYIVPGIFSVILWVFPSMLSGIALVREKEEGTVAQVYASDLSATEWLLGKELAYVIVGLGEALVVIMVAVVLFGLRIQGDFTTMLVGTVLYLAASVAFGLLIGARASNQTGAVQGTAIAGFLTALLLSGFIYRLENIPFPLSLLPNIIPARYYVEITRDAFVRGTGWIGVWYAPLAIGVIGFLCFRIASNILKQMQFSD comes from the coding sequence ATGAAAAGAGTGTGGTCGCAGTGCATCAAAGAACTCAATCAGTTTCGGCGCGATCGCCTGACCGTCGCCCTGGCCTTCCTGCTCCCCCTGGCCATGCTGCTGATTTACGGCTACGCCATTCGCTTGGAAACCAAAAATATTCCCATCAGCATTCAAGACTTTGATAACAGCGCCCTCAGCCGCACCTATGCAGCCAGACTCTTCGCCACCAACCAATTTTTACCCGCGCCCTTAATCGACAACAATCCAATTGCTAGCCTTAACCAAGGCGTAGCCAAAGCAACGGTGATTATTCCGCCTGATTATGCCAAAGCGATTAAGTCTCATCAGCCCGTCACCGTGCAAGCTTTAGTGGACGGCACCGATGGCAACAACGCCCGCATCATCCAGGTGAGCCTGCGAGCCACCACCCGGTTTTTCATGCGGAGCAGTCATCTTGTGCCCGCAGCCGCGCAGCCGCTGATTCAGGCCAACGTCCGCCTGTGGTTTAACCCTGGGCGGAAGGAATCGCTGTACATTGTGCCGGGCATTTTCAGCGTCATTTTGTGGGTGTTTCCCTCTATGCTCTCTGGCATTGCCCTAGTGCGTGAAAAAGAAGAGGGGACGGTGGCTCAGGTCTATGCCTCTGACTTGAGTGCAACAGAGTGGCTGCTGGGCAAAGAGTTAGCCTACGTCATCGTGGGCTTGGGAGAAGCGCTGGTGGTGATTATGGTAGCGGTTGTTTTGTTCGGCCTGCGCATTCAGGGAGACTTTACAACAATGCTGGTGGGCACTGTGCTTTATCTGGCAGCGAGTGTGGCCTTTGGCCTGCTGATCGGGGCGCGGGCGAGTAATCAAACCGGGGCAGTTCAGGGGACTGCGATCGCCGGTTTTCTCACCGCCCTCTTACTCTCCGGCTTTATCTACCGCCTGGAAAATATTCCCTTCCCGCTTTCGCTGCTACCCAATATCATCCCTGCCCGCTACTACGTTGAAATCACCCGCGATGCCTTTGTGCGGGGTACTGGCTGGATTGGGGTTTGGTATGCACCACTGGCGATCGGCGTGATTGGTTTTTTATGCTTTCGCATTGCGAGCAATATCCTCAAGCAAATGCAGTTTTCAGACTGA
- a CDS encoding ABC transporter permease codes for MNLLRSLLDTRLWPLILKEVRQILKNKQIIFLLLFPPTIQLLVFGLALNPDVSHLSLGVVDYNNSPASRDFVAALVANDSFDISGYPTREADLGRQVRKGEISTGLVIPPDFDRRLTAGKSVDVQVLIDGVDANTAGIASGYIKQIINRYGLGLKATDFVPPVQTAVNFLYNPGLLSSWFFVPGVMGVVLTLTGSLVSSATVIREKDVGTLEQLLMTPAAGWEILTAKVVPLFVLLMGDVLLASALGRFVFNLPFRSNYFLFLALSGIYVFVAIGIGILIATIARNQQQVILTSFFFNVPLIQLSGAIAPIESMPKFFRVLSFFNPLRHYVTIARSLILKGVGISALLPEVTALVVFATLLLGLSIYRFRAQLN; via the coding sequence ATGAATCTTCTCCGCTCACTGCTCGACACCCGACTCTGGCCGCTCATTCTCAAAGAAGTGCGGCAAATTCTTAAAAATAAACAGATCATCTTTCTGCTGCTGTTTCCACCCACTATCCAACTGCTTGTCTTTGGCCTGGCCCTCAACCCAGACGTCAGCCACCTCAGCCTGGGTGTCGTAGACTACAACAACAGTCCGGCGAGTCGAGACTTCGTCGCTGCTCTCGTTGCCAACGACTCATTCGATATCAGCGGCTATCCAACCCGCGAAGCCGACCTGGGTCGACAGGTTCGCAAGGGTGAAATTTCTACCGGGCTGGTGATTCCGCCAGACTTTGATCGGCGGCTAACCGCTGGTAAATCGGTAGATGTGCAGGTGTTGATTGATGGCGTGGATGCCAACACCGCCGGGATTGCTAGCGGATATATCAAACAGATTATTAATCGCTATGGTCTGGGCCTAAAAGCAACAGACTTTGTGCCACCTGTACAGACAGCGGTGAACTTTTTATACAATCCTGGTTTACTGAGTAGCTGGTTCTTTGTACCGGGTGTGATGGGTGTAGTGCTGACCCTAACTGGCTCGCTGGTGTCGTCAGCCACGGTGATTCGCGAGAAAGATGTTGGCACGCTAGAGCAACTTTTGATGACGCCAGCGGCGGGCTGGGAGATTTTGACCGCTAAGGTTGTCCCTTTGTTTGTATTGCTGATGGGTGATGTATTACTGGCCTCGGCTTTAGGTCGGTTTGTTTTTAATCTGCCCTTTCGCAGTAATTATTTTTTGTTCTTGGCTCTATCTGGCATTTATGTGTTTGTGGCGATTGGCATTGGTATCTTGATTGCCACGATTGCTCGCAATCAGCAGCAGGTGATTTTGACCTCGTTTTTCTTTAATGTGCCGTTGATTCAGCTGTCAGGTGCGATCGCGCCAATCGAAAGTATGCCAAAATTCTTTCGCGTTCTCTCTTTCTTCAATCCGCTACGTCACTACGTCACCATCGCCCGTAGCCTCATCCTCAAAGGCGTTGGCATCAGCGCCCTATTACCAGAAGTCACGGCTCTCGTCGTTTTCGCGACGTTATTACTAGGGCTTAGCATCTATCGGTTTCGCGCTCAGCTCAATTAG
- a CDS encoding F0F1 ATP synthase subunit A, with product MDPAASLTPDLIPIHLGPFTVSATVFFTWLIMLWLVLGAWWITRKLSAATHLRRGQNLLEVLVLGICHQIEEISEQPAEPFLPFIGTLFIFIAVSNVLAILPGYHPPTGSLSTTAALAICVFFAVPIFGIKRQGLKGYLSSYVQPNPIMLPFNIIGELSRTISLSVRLFGNVMSGTMIVGILLSVAPLFAPVVMRAFGLLTGLIQAYIFAILAMVAIAAATEAQNRQAPATLATNHSDSNSSNSSY from the coding sequence ATGGATCCAGCCGCGTCTCTGACGCCCGATCTTATTCCTATCCACTTAGGGCCATTTACCGTTAGTGCAACCGTCTTTTTCACCTGGCTGATTATGCTGTGGCTCGTATTAGGCGCTTGGTGGATCACGCGCAAGCTGTCGGCGGCTACGCATCTGCGCCGGGGACAGAATCTGCTGGAGGTATTGGTATTGGGTATCTGCCATCAAATAGAAGAGATTAGCGAACAGCCTGCCGAGCCTTTTTTGCCCTTTATCGGTACGCTGTTTATCTTTATCGCTGTGTCTAACGTATTGGCTATTTTGCCAGGGTATCATCCCCCGACCGGATCGCTTTCTACCACAGCGGCCCTAGCAATCTGCGTGTTTTTTGCAGTGCCTATTTTTGGGATAAAGCGGCAGGGGTTAAAGGGCTATCTCAGCAGCTATGTGCAGCCCAACCCGATCATGCTGCCGTTCAATATTATTGGTGAACTCTCTCGAACTATTTCGCTGTCGGTGCGGCTGTTTGGCAATGTGATGAGCGGCACGATGATTGTCGGTATTTTGCTGTCAGTTGCACCGCTGTTTGCCCCGGTGGTGATGCGCGCCTTTGGGTTGCTGACGGGACTAATTCAAGCCTATATTTTTGCGATTTTGGCGATGGTGGCGATCGCAGCCGCTACCGAAGCCCAAAACCGCCAAGCTCCGGCCACTCTAGCAACTAACCATTCAGATTCCAACAGTTCAAATTCCAGTTATTAA
- a CDS encoding F0F1 ATP synthase subunit C produces MDNVVLIGIASIVMGGLTIAVGSIAPALGEGRALAQALTALAQQPDEANTITRTLFVGMALVESTAIYCFVITLILLFANPFWAYVTATAGG; encoded by the coding sequence ATGGACAACGTCGTACTCATCGGTATTGCCTCTATTGTTATGGGCGGTCTGACGATTGCCGTTGGCTCTATCGCCCCGGCTCTGGGGGAAGGCCGGGCGCTCGCTCAGGCGCTGACTGCCTTGGCACAGCAGCCCGATGAAGCCAACACCATCACCCGCACTTTGTTTGTCGGGATGGCTCTGGTCGAATCAACCGCCATCTATTGTTTTGTGATCACCCTGATTTTGCTGTTTGCAAATCCATTCTGGGCCTATGTCACAGCGACAGCAGGGGGCTAA
- a CDS encoding ATP synthase B/B' CF(0) family, whose amino-acid sequence MLPQSWIVLAEIINFLVLVALLQRFLYKPIMRAMAQRERSIADRLQSAEVREAEAQAARAQYEQLQADWAADTKARQHQMQEQVAAERTDRIEQVRAELETQRAQWYEALHQEQKACLVNLRDRARSQLIQSIRAALNALADTTLEQQIVETFLHQLPSLSASERDSLLAAAARQPESPHWVIRTTFPLSESLQSRLVKGIQSHLPPQVPFESFIFETYPDYPCGIELQTKGYKLAWNIEHYLNSLESQLAYALNQVPVL is encoded by the coding sequence ATGCTACCTCAGTCCTGGATTGTCCTAGCAGAAATCATTAACTTTTTGGTGCTGGTAGCCCTATTGCAGCGCTTTTTATACAAGCCGATTATGCGAGCGATGGCACAAAGAGAGCGCTCGATTGCCGATCGGCTGCAGTCGGCAGAAGTTCGCGAGGCAGAGGCCCAAGCGGCCAGGGCACAATATGAACAGCTGCAGGCTGACTGGGCAGCAGACACAAAGGCTAGACAGCATCAGATGCAAGAGCAGGTGGCAGCCGAGCGCACCGATCGGATAGAACAGGTTCGTGCTGAGCTAGAAACGCAGCGCGCTCAGTGGTATGAAGCGCTTCATCAAGAACAGAAAGCCTGTTTGGTCAATTTGCGAGATCGAGCGAGATCGCAGCTCATTCAATCTATCCGAGCGGCGCTCAATGCCCTAGCCGACACTACGCTAGAACAGCAGATCGTTGAAACCTTTTTGCATCAGCTACCCAGTCTCAGCGCCTCCGAGCGCGACTCACTGCTCGCGGCAGCCGCCCGCCAACCAGAGTCGCCCCACTGGGTGATTCGGACCACTTTTCCTTTATCAGAATCGCTGCAAAGCCGCTTGGTTAAGGGCATTCAGTCTCACCTTCCTCCCCAGGTGCCGTTTGAATCATTTATCTTTGAAACCTACCCCGACTATCCCTGCGGCATCGAGCTGCAAACCAAGGGCTACAAGCTAGCTTGGAACATTGAACATTATCTCAACAGTTTAGAAAGTCAGCTTGCCTATGCCCTCAACCAAGTGCCCGTATTGTAA
- a CDS encoding alternate F1F0 ATPase, F1 subunit alpha yields the protein MRETSHPCRSDPPPAKKTPSQTTPVSKVFNTLFNTFDTLLEQSQVSLTLEEIGTVTAVGHGVAHATGLPNVQAEELVRFPNQQFGIAFNLDKEEVGIVLLNNGSNLSAGCEVGRTGRVMDTPVGEGLLGRVLDATGQPLDGKGVVAYAERRAIERPAPAIMDRASVSEPLQTGIKVIDALIPVGRGQRELILGDRQTGKTAIAIDTLLNQQEVICVYCAIGQRSSTTAKLIADLRDRGAIDRCIVVVASGESTPGLQYITPYAATTMAEYFMEKGQDVLIVYDDLTQHARAYRELSLLLKRPPGREAFPGDIFYLHARLLERSTRLCEALGGGSLTALPILETESGNLSGYIPTNLVSITDGQIYLSPSLFQKGIFPAVDVGISVSRVGGRAQLPAYRAVTGDLRLTYSQFQELENFARFGTRLDDASQTTLARGARIREVLKQPQAYAIPVPVQIALLLLLNSGQLDHYPIEQIATLEAQLIQHLPQKLPDIFSRIQSAHPITDAEKQTILTAASDIQQSIPLPAST from the coding sequence ATGAGAGAAACCAGTCATCCTTGTCGTTCAGATCCGCCGCCTGCCAAAAAAACGCCCAGCCAAACAACGCCTGTATCAAAGGTGTTCAACACTCTGTTCAATACCTTTGATACTCTGCTGGAGCAGTCACAAGTTTCTCTAACTTTAGAAGAAATTGGCACCGTCACTGCTGTAGGTCATGGCGTCGCCCACGCCACTGGCTTACCCAATGTTCAAGCGGAGGAATTAGTCCGCTTTCCCAACCAGCAGTTTGGCATTGCTTTTAACCTGGATAAAGAGGAAGTCGGGATCGTTTTACTTAATAATGGCAGTAATCTCAGTGCGGGGTGTGAAGTAGGCCGTACCGGGCGGGTGATGGATACACCTGTCGGGGAAGGACTGCTGGGCCGCGTTCTCGATGCGACTGGGCAGCCGCTGGATGGCAAAGGAGTAGTCGCTTATGCTGAGCGTCGCGCCATTGAGCGCCCGGCCCCCGCAATTATGGATCGCGCCTCGGTCAGTGAGCCTTTGCAGACGGGAATTAAGGTAATCGATGCGCTGATTCCGGTGGGGCGCGGCCAGCGAGAGTTGATTTTGGGCGATCGCCAGACTGGAAAAACTGCGATCGCCATCGACACCCTTCTCAATCAGCAAGAGGTAATTTGCGTGTATTGCGCCATTGGTCAGCGCAGCTCTACCACTGCAAAGCTGATTGCAGACCTGCGCGATCGCGGGGCGATCGACCGCTGCATTGTCGTGGTTGCCAGCGGTGAATCTACTCCCGGCTTGCAGTACATCACACCCTATGCGGCCACCACCATGGCTGAATATTTCATGGAAAAAGGGCAGGATGTTCTAATTGTGTACGACGACTTGACCCAACATGCTAGAGCCTACCGAGAACTCTCTTTGCTGCTCAAGCGTCCGCCTGGGCGCGAGGCCTTCCCAGGCGATATCTTCTATCTGCATGCCCGCCTGCTAGAGCGATCCACTCGGCTTTGCGAAGCTTTGGGCGGCGGTTCTCTAACGGCGCTGCCGATTCTCGAAACTGAATCCGGTAATCTCTCTGGCTATATTCCCACGAACCTAGTTTCTATCACCGATGGTCAAATTTATCTCTCACCGTCGCTATTTCAAAAGGGAATTTTTCCTGCTGTAGATGTTGGCATTTCTGTTTCTCGGGTTGGCGGCAGAGCGCAGCTTCCTGCCTATCGCGCCGTCACTGGCGATCTACGACTCACCTATTCTCAATTCCAAGAGCTAGAGAATTTTGCTCGCTTTGGCACCCGCCTAGACGACGCCAGTCAAACTACCCTGGCCCGAGGCGCGCGCATCCGAGAAGTTTTGAAGCAGCCGCAAGCCTATGCCATTCCTGTCCCCGTGCAGATTGCGCTGCTGCTGTTACTCAACAGCGGTCAGTTAGACCATTACCCAATCGAACAGATTGCCACCCTAGAAGCTCAGCTCATACAGCATTTGCCTCAGAAACTGCCCGATATTTTTAGTCGTATTCAGTCCGCTCATCCTATCACCGATGCCGAAAAGCAAACCATTCTCACCGCCGCAAGCGATATTCAACAAAGTATCCCCTTACCTGCCTCAACCTAA